One Georgenia wutianyii DNA segment encodes these proteins:
- a CDS encoding arsenate reductase/protein-tyrosine-phosphatase family protein, translating to MAYRSGEDYTILVVCTGNVCRSPAIERLLRSAFVAGSGIDVHSAGTGALVGEPVQPPMVKLLQRHGVTADGFAARALTEPMVSGADLVLTATRAHRADVVERVPAAVRRTFTVRELARMAEAVDPAELDAAAGADARPAERLAALVPLASRQRAQVPAELDDVVDPYRRSEEVYEESFGQLLQAVRTIARTVLGVRAG from the coding sequence ATGGCCTACCGCTCGGGCGAGGACTACACGATCCTCGTCGTGTGCACCGGGAACGTGTGCCGCTCCCCCGCGATCGAGCGCCTCCTGCGCTCCGCGTTCGTCGCCGGCAGCGGGATCGACGTGCACAGCGCGGGCACCGGGGCGCTTGTCGGCGAGCCGGTCCAGCCGCCCATGGTCAAGCTCCTCCAGCGGCACGGCGTCACGGCCGACGGGTTCGCCGCGCGCGCCCTCACCGAGCCGATGGTCAGCGGGGCCGACCTCGTCCTCACCGCCACCCGCGCCCACCGTGCCGACGTCGTCGAGCGGGTGCCGGCGGCCGTGCGGCGCACGTTCACCGTGCGCGAGCTCGCCCGGATGGCGGAAGCGGTCGACCCCGCCGAGCTCGACGCCGCCGCTGGAGCGGACGCCCGGCCCGCCGAGCGCCTCGCCGCGCTCGTGCCGCTGGCCTCCCGCCAGCGCGCGCAGGTCCCGGCCGAGCTCGACGACGTCGTCGACCCCTACCGGCGGTCCGAGGAGGTCTACGAGGAGTCGTTCGGGCAGCTGCTCCAGGCCGTGCGCACCATCGCGCGGACGGTGCTGGGTGTGCGCGCGGGCTAG